In Apium graveolens cultivar Ventura chromosome 10, ASM990537v1, whole genome shotgun sequence, the following are encoded in one genomic region:
- the LOC141691285 gene encoding uncharacterized protein LOC141691285, with product MVGVKPGTWASWLPMAEWWYNTTHHSAMGMSPYQALYCSVPPSINYRQLRSHDSAVSALLRERTSTQQLLKKNLVKAQERMKWQHSVNLRKNHKLSARYYVPYVVTEREGFVAYTLALPDDAKIHNVFHVSQLKKKLGDFKVVQTSLPSTDDSGIIQPRPIAILDIMLIK from the exons ATGGTGGGAGTGAAACCGGGCACATGGGCAAGTTGGTTACCTATGGCAGAGTGGTGGTACAATACGACTCACCATTCTGCAATGGGGATGTCCCCATATCAGGCTTTATACTGCAGTGTGCCTCCATCAATTAACTATCGCCAGCTCAGATCTCATGATTCTGCAGTCTCTGCATTGTTAAGGGAGAGGACTTCAACACAACAATTGCTCAAGAAAAATTTAGTCAAAGCACAAGAGAGAATGAAGTG GCAGCATTCAGTCAATCTCAGGAAGAATCACAAGCTCTCTGCAAGGTATTATGTCCCATATGTGGTTACTGAAAGAGAAGGTTTCGTGGCTTATACGCTTGCCCTCCCTGATGATGCAAaaattcacaatgtgtttcatgtttctCAATTAAAAAAGAAGCTAGGCGATTTCAAGGTTGTACAGACTTCCTTACCTAGCACCGATGATTCAGGCATCATTCAACCACGACCAATAGCTATCCTGGACATAATGTTGATTAAATGA